In the Fundulus heteroclitus isolate FHET01 unplaced genomic scaffold, MU-UCD_Fhet_4.1 scaffold_92, whole genome shotgun sequence genome, CCCAAACGGGTCCTCCGGGTCGGCGGTTCGAGTGCCTTCAGCCGCGTGGACGACAGAAGGACCGGCAGCAGGACGAGCGCTGGGGTCACGCtgtatgcaaataaaaaaacaaattcagtttCAACAGCTTTCAAATACACATGCGGAGCTTTAAACGGACAAGACGTAGAGCGTGTGTTTTTACACAAGTGATTTAGAGTTAGTGGAAGGAGGGCACGTGTACGCATGTTTTCAAAAAGCAAGCTTTGATTTAGGGTGTAGCTCAACTACTTACGCTGTCATTCACCTCTGGGACAGTAGGTGTTGCTGAAGCCTCACAAAGTTTCACAGAACCACAGTTTAGGTCTTCAGACTGAAGAGCTGCGGTGGAAGCGCCGCCTTCGGCTCCATCGGCTCCATCGGCTCCATCGGCACACGTCACATCGGTCCTCTGTGGTTTGCTCTCATCCATTGTCCCGCTCACACAGCACACCTGTAGACGAGCAGAATCTGCATCGCTTTCTTCATCTTGCTTTGCCTGAGAAGTCTTGAGAGAGTTGCTTTGTACTTTTGATGACAAATCTCCCTCCGTTTGTCTTTGTATTTCAGGCATTTGGGTCAGATTGCCTGTGGTGGGTCCCTGGACTTGTGGAGGCTGCAGGTTCTTCAGATGTTTCTCTTCTCCTTCCTCTGCAGATTTCACTGGTTCTGTGTTGCCATTTAGTTCTGGATCAGCCAGGGAGCCTTCATTAGCCACAGAATTTCCTCCCTCTGAGCCGACCGGATTACTGGTGGTACCGGCTCCGTCTGAGGCTGTCACATCGGTCCCAGCTCTgtgttaaagaaaaatgtttcagcAGACAGCGATGAACTACTTtagtacattttattccaagTTGGTTCTTGTTCATTTGAAAAATTACTGGATTTTTTTCATGAaagaagcacatttaaaaataaaatctctcagattttattataccaaatccaacaaatcgattttttcctccttttgatttcacaaaaataaattaaaattattttaaaaacatttatttcaagcatttcatctgggagctgacctgaattcaaagtgcaactaaatacaagctgtgaaacatgcttgtaaagcAAGATGGAGGCCCTGCCGTTGCAAACAATGAAAATCTAACAAAatatttgctgctagtggttttacacaatgagccaagaacagacttcacttgtgtaacttcagaCTAACTTAAGAAAATTGAAACAATAAAGTGTTTAATCTTATggtaaacaaaatgttttttctcttctcagTATTTTGACACTATATTACCTTAAACATATACTCAACATTGCAtactattctcttcatggaagcccaatgagtgtgtttgcaaaataaaatcctgattttccaaaaattctatcttaataaattgtaaattcaattaatggatttattgcccagccctactgtttacattttgtcactgaaccacaaacttcagtgtattttactgggacttTATGTGAACACtagtaaaaaaatagaaataccctctattttttaatttcctttcacaaataaaaatctgaaatgtgtggtatatatatatatatatatatatatatatatatatatatatatatatatatatatatatatatatatatatatatatatatatatggggggGTGTATGAATGGATGTATGgttggatgtatggatggatagataCACACAACAATGCACTTCACAGATTTAATTAGTGAATAATTAGGAAAACCATGCATCCTTTCAACTTGTACTTCACTGTTATGTCCTCCCCAGTTCTTGAGGGATATCAAAGTAAAGATtatgtgttaaaaaatattaaaacaataactgtCCTTCCAGTTTGCAACTTggtctgctttgtgttggtcccaAATAAAATAGACTGAAGCTTGTGGCGTTAACGTGATAAAATGTGGAACAAACTTGTTTACTactgtttatacattttaaaaggttcaaccttttcctttaaaaaaaactccctgaactggtctgtaaaaaaaaaaacagaacaaatgatCTATTTGATTTGAtgcctgaggtcctttggagaaAGTAAGAAGGTTGTTCTGCTGTCTGAAACCTCAGTGATAAGTACAAAAGTCTGTTCCATTGAACGAACACCTGCTCTGAAACTGTCGGGCACCCagtcaaaaaaaacaatatgattCTTTGTACCTTACTAATATGGAGGAATTAGCTGACAACATCGCCTCTAAGCCTGACCATTACCTGAATCATGAATACAGACTCTTACTGTCAGGTAGTAAGAATACTAACCTTTGATCCTCCCCACTGTGAGGGGACTCCGGctcctcttctctctgctcTACAACCTCTGCCGAGATGTGAGGAGGTGAGGACTCTAAATAGGCCGGGGAGTCGTCTCCGTCTAAGGCTACAGGCTTCatagttttagaatgtttttgtttcGCTGCAATCTCTTCGCCGCTCTTCGCGCCGTTATGCTGCCCTGCCTGTAGAAAGTGACTCCGTTCCTTCTCCGTCAGACCGCTCATGCCCATCCTTCGCTTCTTCTTGGCCGGTAAACCCACCGCCGTCTCACTGACAGCGCTCACTCCAAAGCCGGGGTTATCTCTGTTGCCGTCCTGATTCCTCTTCAGATTCGAGGGTCGATTTCCAACCACTTGCTTCTCCAAAACCACACAGCAGGATTCGAGGTCATTTTCAGAGGGGGGCGCAAGTATCTGGGGTTGGCCTGGTGATCTGCTACATTCTTCTGAAGATGTTTCCTTTTCGTTGGTAGGATCATTAGCTTGG is a window encoding:
- the LOC105917108 gene encoding uncharacterized protein LOC105917108 isoform X2, yielding MPEIQRQTEGDLSSKVQSNSLKTSQAKQDEESDADSARLQVCCVSGTMDESKPQRTDVTCADGADGADGAEGGASTAALQSEDLNCGSVKLCEASATPTVPERDPSARPAAGPSVVHAAEGTRTADPEDPFGSGCSGYVSDSQLNAITLIEEREEEEPDPSGHLEDATDLVCGLIRELSSLNRRVMVAHRELENMRRKPSRSSVR
- the LOC105917108 gene encoding uncharacterized protein LOC105917108 isoform X3, giving the protein MPEIQRQTEGDLSSKVCCVSGTMDESKPQRTDVTCADGADGADGAEGGASTAALQSEDLNCGSVKLCEASATPTVPEVNDSRDPSARPAAGPSVVHAAEGTRTADPEDPFGSGCSGYVSDSQLNAITLIEEREEEEPDPSGHLEDATDLVCGLIRELSSLNRRVMVAHRELENMRRKPSRSSVR
- the LOC105917108 gene encoding uncharacterized protein LOC105917108 isoform X1; the protein is MPEIQRQTEGDLSSKVQSNSLKTSQAKQDEESDADSARLQVCCVSGTMDESKPQRTDVTCADGADGADGAEGGASTAALQSEDLNCGSVKLCEASATPTVPEVNDSRDPSARPAAGPSVVHAAEGTRTADPEDPFGSGCSGYVSDSQLNAITLIEEREEEEPDPSGHLEDATDLVCGLIRELSSLNRRVMVAHRELENMRRKPSRSSVR
- the LOC118556385 gene encoding uncharacterized protein LOC118556385, with translation MAKGKAKININENMAPAQTRSLRSKKRECSTSESSQAHDVQASLLQKETEGDVKGADNGALQSNLQDGATVTNIEHQGEERPSLSKPDDATDMANNKKEETSVHDPTHRFEVETCGDQANDPTNEKETSSEECSRSPGQPQILAPPSENDLESCCVVLEKQVVGNRPSNLKRNQDGNRDNPGFGVSAVSETAVGLPAKKKRRMGMSGLTEKERSHFLQAGQHNGAKSGEEIAAKQKHSKTMKPVALDGDDSPAYLESSPPHISAEVVEQREEEPESPHSGEDQR